In the genome of Kitasatospora cathayae, one region contains:
- the pspAB gene encoding PspA-associated protein PspAB: MGFLDALFGRTKPVKPDLDQLFGVPSAALTLEAAAGFLPTGLGSVCFAAVEGAAFVQVEQQVRALLDADTERGGVPVEASKDGYGYSWLLARHTPEELPELVNDLHAVNSELEANGFGPQLLCSLVGFRNPEGQSLALVYLYKRGTFYPFAPMPGGGERRNSPLELQVNAMLGNDLRLEKDLSRWFPVWGAPGL, from the coding sequence GTGGGATTCCTGGACGCCCTGTTCGGCCGCACCAAGCCCGTCAAGCCCGACCTCGACCAGCTGTTCGGCGTGCCGTCCGCCGCACTCACCCTGGAGGCCGCGGCCGGGTTCCTGCCCACCGGGCTCGGCTCGGTCTGCTTCGCGGCCGTCGAGGGCGCGGCCTTCGTCCAGGTGGAGCAGCAGGTCCGAGCGCTGCTCGACGCCGACACCGAGCGCGGCGGCGTCCCGGTGGAGGCCTCCAAGGACGGCTACGGCTACTCCTGGCTGCTCGCCCGGCACACCCCCGAGGAACTCCCGGAGCTGGTCAACGACCTGCACGCGGTCAACAGCGAGCTGGAGGCCAACGGCTTCGGCCCCCAGCTGCTCTGCTCACTGGTGGGCTTCCGCAATCCGGAGGGGCAGTCGCTGGCCCTGGTCTACCTCTACAAGCGCGGCACCTTCTACCCCTTCGCCCCGATGCCCGGCGGCGGGGAGCGGCGCAACAGTCCGCTGGAGCTGCAGGTCAACGCGATGCTGGGGAACGACCTGCGGCTGGAGAAGGACCTGAGCCGCTGGTTCCCGGTCTGGGGCGCGCCGGGCCTCTGA
- the htpX gene encoding zinc metalloprotease HtpX: MSSSGQHTRFAPDRGLTSRMVATMFVIGLLYVGFTGLLIALLRGAWPLIVLISGGLFVAQFWFSDKITERAMGARPVTEEQYPQLHGTIDRLCALADMPKPRVAVADNDMPNAFATGRNPQNAVVCVTTGLLRRLEPEELEGVLAHELSHVAHRDVAVMTIAGFLGVLAGAMTRIAMYGGFMGGGRNNNDQNAAIAALIIPLVSMVVYAISFLLTRLLSRYRELAADRAAAQLTGRPSALASALTKVTGQIAAIPTEDLRRSQPYNAFYFAPALSARETASQLFSTHPTLEKRLAQLAKISAQLGR, from the coding sequence ATGTCGAGCTCGGGCCAGCACACCCGTTTCGCGCCCGACCGCGGCCTGACCAGCCGCATGGTCGCGACGATGTTCGTGATCGGGCTGCTGTACGTCGGTTTCACGGGCCTGCTGATCGCGCTGCTGCGCGGGGCCTGGCCGCTGATCGTGCTGATCTCCGGCGGGCTGTTCGTGGCCCAGTTCTGGTTCAGCGACAAGATCACCGAACGGGCCATGGGCGCCCGCCCGGTGACCGAGGAGCAGTACCCCCAGCTGCACGGCACGATCGACCGGCTCTGCGCCCTGGCCGACATGCCCAAGCCCCGCGTGGCCGTCGCCGACAACGACATGCCGAACGCCTTCGCCACCGGCCGCAACCCGCAGAACGCCGTGGTGTGCGTGACCACCGGCCTGCTGCGCCGGCTCGAACCGGAGGAACTCGAGGGCGTCCTGGCGCACGAGCTGTCGCACGTCGCCCACCGGGACGTCGCGGTGATGACCATCGCCGGCTTCCTCGGCGTGCTCGCCGGGGCGATGACCCGGATCGCCATGTACGGCGGGTTCATGGGCGGCGGCCGCAACAACAACGACCAGAACGCGGCCATCGCGGCGCTGATCATCCCGCTGGTGTCGATGGTCGTCTACGCGATCAGCTTCCTGCTCACCCGGCTGCTCTCCCGCTACCGCGAGCTGGCCGCCGACCGGGCCGCCGCCCAGCTCACCGGCCGGCCCAGCGCCCTGGCCTCCGCCCTCACCAAGGTGACCGGGCAGATCGCGGCCATCCCCACCGAGGACCTGCGCCGCTCCCAGCCCTACAACGCCTTCTACTTCGCCCCCGCGCTGAGCGCCCGGGAGACCGCCTCCCAGCTGTTCTCCACCCATCCGACGCTGGAGAAGCGACTGGCCCAGCTGGCGAAGATCTCCGCGCAGCTCGGCCGCTGA
- the hrcA gene encoding heat-inducible transcriptional repressor HrcA gives MAGEVRQLDDRKLAVLRAIVQDYVGTEEPVGSKALVERHNLGVSPATVRNDMAALEEEGYIHQPHTSAGRIPTDKGYRLFVDKLAEVKPMSSPERRAIRHFLEGAVDLDDVVRRTVRLLAQLTRQVAVVQYPSLTRSTVRHIELVALAPAKVMLVLITNTGRVEQRMIDCPGTVGETVLADLRARINARAAGQRLPDVPGLLEELPATFEQIDQPTVSTVLATLFEALAEQNEERIMLAGTANLTRFGHDFPLTIQPVLEALEEQVVLLRLLGETTDAAMTVRIGRENAYEGLNSTSVVSVGYGSGDESVAKLGVIGPTRMDYPGTMGAVRAVARYVGQILAES, from the coding sequence ATGGCCGGTGAGGTCCGCCAGCTGGACGACCGCAAGCTCGCCGTGCTCCGCGCGATCGTCCAGGACTACGTGGGCACCGAGGAGCCGGTCGGCTCCAAGGCGCTGGTGGAGCGGCACAACCTCGGGGTGTCCCCGGCCACGGTGCGCAACGACATGGCGGCGCTGGAGGAGGAGGGGTACATCCACCAGCCGCACACCAGCGCCGGGCGCATCCCCACCGACAAGGGCTACCGGCTGTTCGTCGACAAGCTCGCCGAGGTCAAGCCGATGAGCTCCCCGGAGCGCCGGGCGATCCGGCACTTCCTGGAAGGCGCCGTCGACCTGGACGACGTGGTCAGGCGCACGGTGCGGCTGCTCGCCCAGCTGACCCGGCAGGTCGCCGTGGTGCAGTACCCCTCGCTCACCCGATCCACCGTCCGGCACATCGAGCTGGTGGCGCTGGCCCCGGCCAAGGTGATGCTGGTGCTGATCACCAACACCGGCCGGGTCGAGCAGCGGATGATCGACTGCCCGGGCACGGTCGGCGAGACGGTCCTGGCGGACCTGCGGGCGCGGATCAACGCGCGGGCGGCCGGCCAGCGGCTGCCGGACGTCCCCGGTCTGCTGGAGGAGCTGCCGGCGACCTTCGAGCAGATCGACCAGCCGACCGTCAGCACGGTCCTGGCCACGCTGTTCGAGGCGCTCGCCGAACAGAACGAGGAGCGGATCATGCTGGCCGGCACGGCCAACCTGACCCGCTTCGGGCACGACTTCCCGCTCACCATCCAGCCGGTGCTGGAGGCCCTGGAGGAGCAGGTCGTCCTGCTCCGCCTCCTGGGTGAGACCACGGACGCCGCGATGACGGTCCGGATCGGGCGGGAGAACGCGTACGAAGGGCTGAATTCCACCTCGGTCGTTTCGGTCGGCTACGGTTCGGGCGACGAGAGCGTGGCCAAACTGGGTGTGATCGGTCCGACCCGGATGGACTACCCGGGCACAATGGGGGCGGTGCGAGCGGTGGCACGGTACGTGGGCCAGATCCTGGCCGAGTCGTAG
- the dnaJ gene encoding molecular chaperone DnaJ, which yields MATDYYAVLGVRRDAGQDEIKKAFRRLARELHPDVNPDPKTQERFKEINAAYEVLSDPQKRQVYDLGGDPLSPGGGGGAGGFGAGAAGFGFSDIMDAFFGAAAGQRGPRSRTRRGQDAMIRLEITLEEAAFGTTKELQVDTAVTCTTCSGEGAAPGTSAQTCDMCRGKGEVSQVTRSFLGQVMTSRPCPQCQGFGTVVPTPCPECAGDGRVRARRTLTVKIPAGVDNGTRIQLAGEGEVGPGGGPAGDLYVEIAETTHSVFQRRGDDLHCTVTIPMTAAALGTQVPLQTLDGLEEVDIRPGTQSGQSIPLHGRGITHLRGGGRGDLIVHVEVQTPTKLDAEQEELLRRLSMLRGEERPSGQFAPGQQGLFSRLKDAFNGR from the coding sequence GTGGCCACGGACTACTACGCGGTACTCGGCGTCCGACGGGATGCGGGGCAGGACGAGATCAAGAAGGCGTTCCGGCGCCTGGCACGCGAACTGCACCCGGACGTCAACCCGGACCCGAAGACGCAGGAGCGGTTCAAGGAGATCAACGCCGCCTACGAGGTGCTCTCCGATCCGCAGAAGCGCCAGGTCTACGACCTCGGCGGCGACCCGCTGTCGCCCGGCGGCGGCGGTGGCGCGGGCGGCTTCGGCGCCGGCGCGGCGGGCTTCGGCTTCTCCGACATCATGGACGCCTTCTTCGGCGCCGCGGCCGGCCAGCGCGGCCCGCGCTCGCGCACCCGCCGCGGCCAGGACGCCATGATCCGGCTGGAGATCACCCTGGAGGAGGCCGCCTTCGGCACCACCAAGGAACTCCAGGTCGACACCGCCGTCACCTGCACCACCTGCAGCGGCGAGGGCGCGGCCCCCGGCACCTCCGCCCAGACCTGCGACATGTGCCGCGGCAAGGGCGAGGTCTCCCAGGTCACCCGCTCCTTCCTGGGCCAGGTCATGACCTCCCGCCCGTGCCCGCAGTGCCAGGGCTTCGGCACCGTCGTGCCGACCCCGTGCCCCGAGTGCGCCGGCGACGGCCGGGTGCGGGCCCGCCGCACCCTGACGGTCAAGATCCCGGCCGGTGTGGACAACGGCACCCGGATCCAGCTGGCCGGCGAGGGCGAGGTCGGCCCCGGCGGCGGCCCGGCCGGCGACCTGTACGTCGAGATCGCCGAGACCACCCACAGCGTCTTCCAGCGGCGCGGGGACGACCTGCACTGCACCGTCACCATCCCGATGACGGCCGCCGCGCTCGGCACCCAGGTGCCGCTGCAGACCCTGGACGGGCTGGAGGAGGTCGACATCCGGCCCGGCACCCAGTCCGGCCAGTCGATCCCGCTGCACGGCCGGGGCATCACCCACCTGCGCGGGGGCGGCCGGGGCGACCTGATAGTGCACGTCGAGGTGCAGACGCCCACCAAGCTCGACGCCGAGCAGGAGGAGCTGCTGCGCCGGCTCTCCATGCTGCGCGGCGAGGAGCGGCCGTCCGGCCAGTTCGCGCCGGGCCAGCAGGGCCTGTTCTCGCGCCTGAAGGACGCCTTCAACGGCCGGTAG
- a CDS encoding 16S rRNA (uracil(1498)-N(3))-methyltransferase, with translation MTAPVFVVETERIAAAAPGAVVRLDGAEGRHAAAVKRLTAGEAVTLADGLGLGVDGTVAEVLGKDAIDVTVAVVRREPEPAPRIVVVQALPKGDRGELAVETMTEVGVDVVIPWAASRCITQWKGERGAKALAKWRATAREAGKQSRRLRFPEVRELMTTRQLAPLLAQASLAAVLHEEGAEPLAQTALPAAGDIVLVVGPEGGVSPEELAAFAEAGAQPYRLGPSVLRTSTAGVAAGALLLGRTGRWA, from the coding sequence ATGACCGCCCCCGTCTTCGTCGTCGAGACCGAGCGGATCGCCGCCGCCGCGCCCGGGGCCGTGGTGCGGCTCGACGGGGCGGAGGGGCGGCACGCGGCGGCGGTGAAGCGGCTGACGGCCGGCGAGGCGGTGACCCTGGCGGACGGGCTGGGCCTCGGGGTGGACGGGACGGTCGCCGAGGTGCTCGGCAAGGACGCGATCGACGTCACGGTGGCCGTCGTGCGGCGGGAGCCGGAGCCGGCGCCGCGGATCGTGGTCGTCCAGGCGCTGCCCAAGGGCGACCGCGGCGAGCTGGCCGTGGAGACCATGACCGAGGTCGGCGTGGACGTGGTGATCCCCTGGGCCGCCTCCCGCTGCATCACCCAGTGGAAGGGCGAGCGCGGCGCCAAGGCGCTCGCCAAGTGGCGGGCCACCGCCCGGGAGGCGGGCAAGCAGTCCCGCCGGCTGCGCTTCCCCGAGGTGCGCGAGCTGATGACCACCCGCCAGCTGGCGCCGCTGCTGGCCCAGGCCTCCCTCGCGGCGGTGCTGCACGAGGAGGGCGCCGAGCCGCTGGCGCAGACCGCGCTGCCCGCCGCCGGGGACATCGTGCTGGTGGTCGGCCCGGAGGGCGGGGTCTCCCCGGAGGAACTGGCCGCCTTCGCCGAGGCGGGTGCCCAGCCGTACCGGCTGGGCCCGTCGGTGCTGCGCACCTCCACCGCCGGGGTGGCCGCCGGGGCGCTGCTGCTGGGGCGCACCGGCCGCTGGGCGTAG